GTGACAACCTCCCAGGGTTGCATAAGGCCTAGTATAAATGGACCGAGAAAAGGTGTAGAGGGGTAGAGCTGATGAGTAAAAatcaggggtttttttgttttttttttgttttttgccttctGGTGTTTCGTATGATGACACAGGGtttgaaagataatattttagaaGATATAGTGATACATGGCATATATAAcctggttatttaaaaaataacatttcatgtgcacttttgatttataaaatcaGGTGATTTGAAGTTCAATTTTTGTtgcttgttctgtttttttctccaacagaatttaccattttcagtggaaaataaGTGGCGGTTACTAGTTATGATGACTTTGTACTTTGGTTCTGGATTTGCTGCACCTTTCTTTATAGTAAGACATCAACTGCTTAAAAAATAATCCAGGAAACAGGTAATTAATTAAtggatttctaattttttcagtgCTTCCCTTTtatccctttctttttcccttatcccctccccctaaaaaaaattatgaatacatTGTTGTGTGTTGTGATTCCTGAAATTAAGTGTAGGTGTGGCATTGGGAGACACATCAAAcctataaacaaatatttctttgccTGAAAGTCAGTGTTTATTAAGTACTAGTATTTGTCAGGCATGCTTTACATTAATAAGCTCGTGTTAGCTCCCAGGCAGCACTGTCAGGTGGATGGTATTAACCTGATCTGAGACACAAAAGTGTTAAGTTGCCCAGTATTACATAGCTAGTGATGGCAGCCCAGGATTTTTACCCAGGCAGTCTTGTTCCAGAGCTTAGGTTCTTGACCAGGTAAAGTTCTAGGAAACTGATTGTTAATCTGTCTTGAGGGCAGTATGTGTTCGTATATATGCAAGATTTGCAGATTGCCTAAGTGAgaagaaaggatttatttagtttaattGTAGTCAGAATTTTCATCAAAAGCAACACTACAGGAATGTGGGATTATTGGAATAAATTCCAAAATAgactttggaaaagaaagactTTACTTGTCATAGTTTAGAAGGGAAATGGTTTATCCAGGCCATTACTGAAAAGATTTTGGTACATATGATGAAGCAAATCAGTATGAATAAAATCATGATACTGTAAACGCTTTCTGATGTACCAGCCATAAGCTGATGGACAGACAATACATTAATGAAACTACATGATTTCTGTTAAATGAATCGGATTTTTAAtgttaactttttatatttttattcacagaTAGGAAGAGGAGCATTTTAAGAGGTgcaatctctgaaaaaaaaaggatcaaactCTTGGAACTCAACGTACTAGATATGTTTGTAAATAAACTAATGGCATAAATCCTTAATGCCTCTTCTCTGAAATATGGAACATGATAATCTTTGAGCGTGTGCTTTTTATTTGGGTAATCTTCCATTATTAGTTTCTTGATTAAATAGGTACATGATTTAGCTAGTTTCTTGGTCttatattctaaattttaatttttgatgccTAGGGCAGGAATTTGTTGATAATTTGTTGTAAAAGAGGAATGCAAACTTTgtcctgtaactttttttttctttaaagggagaaaaaagacttGATCTTCCATACTTTGAAGgaataaatctgtttttcctcCATGAGTGGTTAAGTTAATCATTAGGAAAACCAGTAGTGTGTGCAGATTTAAGTTCAAGAGCTTCATTTGTTTCCTCTAGACACGTACTCTAAAACTAAAATTTCTGCTTTGATCAATGTGGTACTGagcaattatttttgtttagactgaaagaaagtagaatatttgaaatatattggaATATGGAATATAATAGCATGTGAGACAATATTGAAACTATTCTCAGTTTATTCTGGAGCTTTGACCAGTAGAAATGGTTTAAAGGTTGACTCTGATTAGTAACTGTATCAGTGAATGAAATTTATAGTTTGAGAAGTGAAATGCTGTTTACAACTTAAAATGTAGTGACTTAGATCCTAGGGCTTTATATTAGGGTAGGGGAAAGCAATTAGCTACTGAATATTTTAATCCTAGTTTGGTCACTTGGAATATCTATCTTCCAGCTTTTCAGTAACCATCTGGTAACTACTTAAATTTGGATGCAATTTAGTCTCAGTTACTTTGTCCAACTATTCcgtgtatttgtgtattttgctttttgttgggggaggggttgaTTATCCATTGATGACTCAGATGTTATCCTGTGCTTGGAGAGTGTTTCTATAGAACATTAAGGATTTCTACCCGTGGGAACTAGAAGCCAAAGTTAAGAGTTTAGGGTTCGTAAAATGATTTTGAGTACTTGGTTCAAATCTTTGCTAAATTACAAATAAAGGGTTTTCTTGGAGGAAATGGGGATTACACCTCCTTCTGATTATTTTGGGATTCCTTGAGCTATATAGAAGCATTCTAAGTTCTGGCAAGTCCTAAATGAATTACTTTTTCcctgatttaaaatatatcaagagTCAAAAGTAACAGTACTGTACAGCGGGTACAGTCTTTCTGAGTTAAAATATTTGAGTGTACATGAATGAGAAAAACCTCCCTTGCCTATCCTGGGACAGGAATACGGTTTGCCCCATCTGCATAAAAGAGCTTCAGCAGGCCTGCTCTTAGAATATAAGTATATTGAGTGGCAGAGGCCAGACAACTTTTTAGTTTTGATATTGGCAAGGCAGGGGGAGGTCTCCAGAGAAAAACCATCAGGATGTGTCTatggagagatttattttaaggaattggttcgTGCAGTTGTGGAAGTTTGACAGGTCAAAAATCTGACGGGGTAGAGTGAAGGCTGAAgaagacccagggaagagttgaaGTTccagtctgctggcagaatttcctcttctGAAGAAATCGGTCCTGTTCTGTGCTTTCAACTTATTGGATGGGGCTCACCCAGATGATGGAGAATAATAAGCCTTACTGAAACTTGGTCTATTTAAAtggttatctcatttaaaaaaataaataaataaaaaccacctTCACAGAAATATCCAGAGTAATGTTTGGCCAAATACCTGGACACAGTGGCCCAGCCAActtgacacaaaattaaccatcacaatttCAAATAAGCATGTGACTCCATCCAGTGTAACTTTTTTTAAGGTgttgcttgaatttttaaaaaccagtgtagggaggaaaatatatacataaaactaaaaaaacaagattctgtggtggtttttaaaattcatgtcagCACTTAAAACCATGAGATTCCCATAGAAACCCAGAttctcttggaaaaaaattacacacatttaAGTGAAACAGCTAGGCCAAATAAAGTGTACCTTAACACAGAGGCTTCCCTAACTAGAATACCTGAATAGGGATTTTCACAGGGGCCCAGAACCTAGGAATgaatcattttaaagagaaatcagTATAGTTTCCATAATTAAGCTTTGGCCAACCTAaggggaaaaatcaaaatatccCACAATTTGCCAGAGAAGCAGTACAAGAGGAGTTAAGAATATGGATTTAGGACTAATACTTGCTTGAATTCAAAGCCAAGATTGACCATTTTTGGCTTCAAGGAGAGATGAtctctgcctcagtgtcctcatagATCAGGGTATCTATCTTAGggtagttgtgaagattaaagtaGAATGTTCAACTCAGTTGAAAAACAAGTGAGATTGAGGAATTAAAATAGATACTGTTAGTTGTTCAAGTTAATCCCAAAGCCATTCTGCaattataatttgatattttcaatTACTTAAGTCTAGCTATAGTTTTAATCAGCTGTTCAGCAAATACTTCAACGATAGCCATGTCATAAAATGCTTGGAGTCATGGGGGTATATGCAGGTCTGATCATGTAATAAGCTTTTACTATCAGTAAAACTCCCAACTCCTTAGCATGGCATTTAGTCATTCCCCTACTGTTTGAGCTTCACCCTGGACCTAGCTTCTGGAGTTTTGTGAACTGACTCCATGTCTTAACTTAGCTCAGGTACCACCCTTTTCTTTATAAAGTTTTCCCTTTCTGATCCCTCATTATCCCAACCATAACTACATGTAAATCTCCAACAACCTGTAAACAGGTTAATAATTCAGTCAGCATGTACTGTAATTActggtttcctttcctcccatACCAACTTGTGATCTGAGACCAGAGAATCCTATTCATTCATGTTTCCTACATGTATAATTTAGGTGCTCAGTGAACGTTTATTGAACTGATTGTTGAATTGAACCAAGAACagcaaaattatataaaaaaagcAAACCCCAGGCTTCCTAGTCTGTACACCAAAGTGGTGTGTCTATTCTCTGAATATGAACTTTTCCCAGATAACTTTTTTGGTTGAGTTCTCCAACCAAATAATCCAGTTATTGCAGACTTAATGAGATTTAAGATTTTTCTGCCACAGTGTAACTCAGCTATGTCACTGACCACACTGTTCATCTGATATTCTTTGtggataacctttaatgaaagaaagtATATTGATTTACATTCTGGTGTTAGCTGTTGGTCCTGTTTCAGATCAGCATTTTGAGAAGCATTGGCTTAAAGGATTAGGGAATGTTACATAACAAAAGTTCAGTGAATTTAAGGGCATTCTCTCTTTGCCTATTATTTCTTcgataaattatttctttgtcatAAAATGGTTACTACAGTTCCAGGCATCCCATACAGACTTGACAGTATCCAGCAAGAAAAGTTACTGTTTCAGGTTATTTTAAGAATGAAGATTTCCTAGAAACCCACTAGCAGACTCATTCATCACTCATTGGACACAAGGATATTATATCCATTTCTAAACACAACGTGAGCAAGCAAAGGAAATGGTAGTCACCTCAGTGATTACATCTGAGCAATATTTTCTTCCAAGTCTTATGTGGGAAAAGTAGAAATGAACAAAGCAGCATTCTAATAGAAAGGGAGAAGAGTGGCTCTGGGGTGTGCAGAAGAATGCCTGCTGCAACTGTTCTGTAAAGTGTACTGAGAAGATGGACCcaaatgttaaaatgtaataAGCTTTTATTTTAGTGTATCAACTAAAGACCATAGCACAGGTCTTTATAATTTAAGAATGAGCTGATTttagaaaagaggagaaatagtgttaatgcatttttttgtgtgtcttttcaatagaaaataatttttctaaa
The sequence above is a segment of the Camelus ferus isolate YT-003-E chromosome 3, BCGSAC_Cfer_1.0, whole genome shotgun sequence genome. Coding sequences within it:
- the LOC116662174 gene encoding cytochrome c oxidase subunit 7C, mitochondrial, giving the protein MLGQSIRRFTTSVVRRSHYEEGPGKNLPFSVENKWRLLVMMTLYFGSGFAAPFFIVRHQLLKK